The Rhinoderma darwinii isolate aRhiDar2 chromosome 8, aRhiDar2.hap1, whole genome shotgun sequence genome has a window encoding:
- the AGPAT2 gene encoding 1-acyl-sn-glycerol-3-phosphate acyltransferase beta isoform X3, with protein sequence MHLVEAWVRRHATPCRVIRAFVRTMKYVFGVRFEVKGLKNFQIDGPCVIISNHQSILDMMGLMEILPDRCVQIAKRELIFAGSVGLITYLGGVIYINRKRTRDAKSVMAGVAQAMIDDNLKVWVYPEGTRNNSGDLLPFKKGAFHLALQAKVPIVPVVYSSFTSFYDSKKSLFTGGKIKVEILPKIDISGVKEEDISDLTERCFHEMRQVYFRLSGKPYTPIKQSTSSQ encoded by the exons ATGCACCTGGTAGAGGCATGGGTACGGAGGCATGCGACACCCTGTAG GGTAATCCGGGCATTTGTGCGGACCATGAAATATGTGTTTGGTGTGCGGTTTGAGGTCAAAGGTTTGAAGAACTTTCAGATTGATGGACCCTGCGTCATCATCTCCAACCATCAGAGCATCCTGGACATGATGG GTTTGATGGAAATCCTGCCGGATCGCTGCGTACAGATCGCCAAGAGGGAATTAATATTTGCCGGCTCTGTAGGCCTGATCACCTATCTCGGAGGTGTCATTTACATCAACAGGAAGCGAACACGTGACGCCAAGTCAGTCATGGCTGGAGTAGCGCAAGCGATGATCGATGACAAT TTGAAGGTCTGGGTGTATCCTGAAGGGACCAGAAATAACAGCGGTGATTTGCTGCCGTTCAAGAAAGGAGCTTTTCATCTCGCTCTACAGGCAAAG GTTCCCATCGTCCCTGTGGTGTATTCCTCCTTCACCAGCTTCTATGACAGCAAGAAGAGTTTATTCACGGGCG GGAAAATCAAAGTAGAAATTCTTCCGAAAATAGACATTTCAGGAGTGAAGGAAGAGGACATCTCCGACCTGACAGAGCGATGCTTCCATGAGATGAGGCAGGTCTACTTCAGACTCTCGGGTAAACcgtacacccccatcaaacaaagCACTTCAAGCCAATAG
- the AGPAT2 gene encoding 1-acyl-sn-glycerol-3-phosphate acyltransferase beta isoform X2, with protein sequence MDLWWVFLYTVVLLVPFLLMQISSTFKFHFKIFSYCILCLILSAMAVPVCLLKNGGRTVDNMRVIRAFVRTMKYVFGVRFEVKGLKNFQIDGPCVIISNHQSILDMMGLMEILPDRCVQIAKRELIFAGSVGLITYLGGVIYINRKRTRDAKSVMAGVAQAMIDDNLKVWVYPEGTRNNSGDLLPFKKGAFHLALQAKVPIVPVVYSSFTSFYDSKKSLFTGGKIKVEILPKIDISGVKEEDISDLTERCFHEMRQVYFRLSGKPYTPIKQSTSSQ encoded by the exons ATGGATCTCTGGTGGGTTTTCTTGTACACCGTGGTCCTTCTGGTCCCCTTTCTCCTCATGCAAATAAGCAGCACCTTCAAATTCCACTTTAAAATCTTCTCTTACTGCATCTTATGCCTTATCCTATCTGCGATGGCAGTGCCCGTGTGCCTGCTGAAAAATGGGGGCCGGACGGTGGACAATATGAG GGTAATCCGGGCATTTGTGCGGACCATGAAATATGTGTTTGGTGTGCGGTTTGAGGTCAAAGGTTTGAAGAACTTTCAGATTGATGGACCCTGCGTCATCATCTCCAACCATCAGAGCATCCTGGACATGATGG GTTTGATGGAAATCCTGCCGGATCGCTGCGTACAGATCGCCAAGAGGGAATTAATATTTGCCGGCTCTGTAGGCCTGATCACCTATCTCGGAGGTGTCATTTACATCAACAGGAAGCGAACACGTGACGCCAAGTCAGTCATGGCTGGAGTAGCGCAAGCGATGATCGATGACAAT TTGAAGGTCTGGGTGTATCCTGAAGGGACCAGAAATAACAGCGGTGATTTGCTGCCGTTCAAGAAAGGAGCTTTTCATCTCGCTCTACAGGCAAAG GTTCCCATCGTCCCTGTGGTGTATTCCTCCTTCACCAGCTTCTATGACAGCAAGAAGAGTTTATTCACGGGCG GGAAAATCAAAGTAGAAATTCTTCCGAAAATAGACATTTCAGGAGTGAAGGAAGAGGACATCTCCGACCTGACAGAGCGATGCTTCCATGAGATGAGGCAGGTCTACTTCAGACTCTCGGGTAAACcgtacacccccatcaaacaaagCACTTCAAGCCAATAG
- the AGPAT2 gene encoding 1-acyl-sn-glycerol-3-phosphate acyltransferase beta isoform X1, whose amino-acid sequence MPGAHPDLHLTVPTLAPCTPFLGGLCLRMDLWWVFLYTVVLLVPFLLMQISSTFKFHFKIFSYCILCLILSAMAVPVCLLKNGGRTVDNMRVIRAFVRTMKYVFGVRFEVKGLKNFQIDGPCVIISNHQSILDMMGLMEILPDRCVQIAKRELIFAGSVGLITYLGGVIYINRKRTRDAKSVMAGVAQAMIDDNLKVWVYPEGTRNNSGDLLPFKKGAFHLALQAKVPIVPVVYSSFTSFYDSKKSLFTGGKIKVEILPKIDISGVKEEDISDLTERCFHEMRQVYFRLSGKPYTPIKQSTSSQ is encoded by the exons ATGCCAGGAGCCCACCCTGACCTTCATCTGACAG TCCCTACACTTGCACCCTGTAccccatttttggggggtttgtgtCTCAGGATGGATCTCTGGTGGGTTTTCTTGTACACCGTGGTCCTTCTGGTCCCCTTTCTCCTCATGCAAATAAGCAGCACCTTCAAATTCCACTTTAAAATCTTCTCTTACTGCATCTTATGCCTTATCCTATCTGCGATGGCAGTGCCCGTGTGCCTGCTGAAAAATGGGGGCCGGACGGTGGACAATATGAG GGTAATCCGGGCATTTGTGCGGACCATGAAATATGTGTTTGGTGTGCGGTTTGAGGTCAAAGGTTTGAAGAACTTTCAGATTGATGGACCCTGCGTCATCATCTCCAACCATCAGAGCATCCTGGACATGATGG GTTTGATGGAAATCCTGCCGGATCGCTGCGTACAGATCGCCAAGAGGGAATTAATATTTGCCGGCTCTGTAGGCCTGATCACCTATCTCGGAGGTGTCATTTACATCAACAGGAAGCGAACACGTGACGCCAAGTCAGTCATGGCTGGAGTAGCGCAAGCGATGATCGATGACAAT TTGAAGGTCTGGGTGTATCCTGAAGGGACCAGAAATAACAGCGGTGATTTGCTGCCGTTCAAGAAAGGAGCTTTTCATCTCGCTCTACAGGCAAAG GTTCCCATCGTCCCTGTGGTGTATTCCTCCTTCACCAGCTTCTATGACAGCAAGAAGAGTTTATTCACGGGCG GGAAAATCAAAGTAGAAATTCTTCCGAAAATAGACATTTCAGGAGTGAAGGAAGAGGACATCTCCGACCTGACAGAGCGATGCTTCCATGAGATGAGGCAGGTCTACTTCAGACTCTCGGGTAAACcgtacacccccatcaaacaaagCACTTCAAGCCAATAG